A stretch of Pygocentrus nattereri isolate fPygNat1 chromosome 8, fPygNat1.pri, whole genome shotgun sequence DNA encodes these proteins:
- the LOC108428126 gene encoding olfactomedin-4-like, producing the protein MILLVLLLTATQAGHAQRVLGEEKDGSCVCEVNSAIWAFPTAKYETVSELLEGCNATLQQLQTQVMMTNKELPKMQATVENIMARKQRFKYLDTQGLYNPLHLRQVSDELQDLHQIISQADKDRPTAETQKLRKELQKIQKDVEEMYNNNTFNLEAVKEKLRYLNNRVQTCRTIPADFTSKGSCSHRIMSNISSPLITKLSPFGKSYISGAWGRDTSAGSEEKYWVQPLVNSQRSGYQIRYYPSFEDFMAGRNHRDEYVASSYTHTDAIQGPGTIMYDGVVYYQCYTTAELCSYNLKAKKNNRLKLPEAGANNKFPYCYYNCYDWTDIDLAADSEGLWVMYATDGNYGNMVLSRVNREGFNVTQTWKTRLFKRSVTNAFMVCGVLYATRYVDQYKEEVFYAFDTATGLEDNTLSLPLEKVSAGIANLHYNPTDMKLYMYNDGYLLSFQVFF; encoded by the exons ATGATCCTGTTGGTGTTGCTGCTCACTGCCACT caGGCAGGCCACGCTCAGAGGGTTCTGGGTGAGGAGAAAGACggctcgtgtgtgtgtgaggtgaaCAGTGCCATCTGGGCTTTTCCTACCGCTAAATATGAGACAGTCTCAGAACTGCTAGAGGGCTGTAACGCAACACTGCAACAACTCCAAACACAG GTGATGATGACCAATAAAGAGCTGCCTAAGATGCAGGCCACAGTGGAGAACATCATGGCACGTAAACAGCGTTTCAAGTACCTGGACACACAAGGCCTGTACAACCCTCTGCACCTGCGCCAGGTCAGCGATGAGCTCCAGGACCTTCATCAGATCATCAGCCAGGCAGACAAGGACAGGCCCACTGCCGAAACTCAGAAACTACGTAAAGAG TTGCAGAAGATTCAGAAGGATGTGGAGGAGATGTACAACAACAACACCTTCAACTTAGAGGCAGTGAAGGAGAAGCTGCGCTACCTCAATAACCGTGTGCAGACCTGCAGGACCATTCCTGCAGACTTCACGAGTAAAG GTTCCTGCTCTCACCGCATCATGAGCAACATCAGCTCCCCGTTGATCACCAAGCTGAGTCCGTTTGGAAAGTCCTACATCTCGGGTGCCTGGGGCCGTGACACTAGTGCTGGCAGTGAGGAAAAGTATTGGGTCCAGCCTTTGGTCAACAGTCAGAGGTCTGGCTACCAAATCCGCTACTACCCATCTTTCGAGGACTTCATGGCCGGCAGGAATCACCGTGATGAGTATGTTGCATCCTCCTACACTCACACTGATGCGATTCAGGGCCCAGGTACCATAATGTACGATGGTGTTGTGTACTATCAGTGCTACACCACGGCCGAGCTCTGCAGCTACAACCTGAAGGCCAAAAAGAATAATCGCTTGAAACTGCCTGAAGCCGGGGCCAACAACAAGTTCCCATACTGCTACTACAACTGCTATGACTGGACCGACATCGACCTAGCGGCTGACAGCGAGGGCCTGTGGGTGATGTACGCAACGGATGGCAACTATGGTAACATGGTTCTGAGCCGAGTGAACAGGGAAGGCTTCAACGTGACGCAGACCTGGAAGACCAGGCTGTTCAAACGCTCGGTCACCAACGCCTTCATGGTGTGTGGGGTTCTGTACGCCACGCGCTACGTTGATCAATACAAAGAGGAGGTGTTCTATGCCTTCGACACGGCCACGGGGCTGGAGGACAACACGCTGTCCCTGCCGCTggagaaggtttcagctggcaTCGCCAACCTCCACTACAACCCCACCGACATGAAGCTCTACATGTACAATGACGGCTACCTGCTGTCTTTCCAAGTTTTCTTCTGA